A segment of the Gossypium hirsutum isolate 1008001.06 chromosome D10, Gossypium_hirsutum_v2.1, whole genome shotgun sequence genome:
AAAACTGGTATTTTTTTTGGGTAAATAATACCCAagatcattaaactattagtaattttacgttttggtcatttaactttaaaaagttacaaaatgatcagtaaactattcaaaaaattttgtttaagtCACCAAGCTATTAAATCACTACTGTATGGCTTCCTTTGTTCGTACTACTTGCATCAATCAAAAGCTCTCATTCCTTTTCTCTTCTGCAACTCAGTTTTTTTTcaatgaaacaactttgaacatcacaaatcagcaaaccaaaattcaaacaactttcttctccgATCTTTGACATTGATGGTTagattgacttggatctaaggtatgtttttCTACTTATAGGCAGGTACTGATCCACTATACCAATCGTTGAATCATCACTTAGAGCTCACTAgctagattttattttatttttttaaagtttaacagcctagtgacttaaatagaAAGTTTCaattaatttagtgacttaaatgaaaattttcgaatagttCAGTGATCATTTTGCAACTTTTTGAAGCgcagtgaccaaaacataaatttactagtAGTTTAGTAACCTTAGTTGTAGTTTACGCCCCAAGTGTGGCCAGGATTCGAGTCGCACTAGTTACATTTGTTGTTCAGGCTTTcccttataattataatttaacaaaaaatatatatatacagtacGTATTGAAAGAGTGAAACACCCCAGGTTGTTTAATGTACGTCATATTACCGCTATATTATTCGATCATTAATGTTAGTGAAGCGTTGAAAAAAAACAGAGATTCTAACTGTGATATCTTGACCCCCAACATTGTTAAATGGGTAATTAACACAAAACAGGAAAAGGTGGAGAGCCACAACTTGTTGCATTCCCATTTTacatatatacttattttctttctATTCAAAGCCACAcaacattttctttaaaaaaagaagGCACCTGACCCAACCCAATAAACCACCAAAACtttaaaggagaaaaagaaatataaacCAAAACAGACTCTCCCTTGTTATGTAATAGGGTTGAACACAACGTTACCTGAAAGCCAGTACGTAATATCATAAACAGAGAAAGAAGGGAAAAGGGTGATTGAAGATGTCGTGTTCTTCATCATCTGGTTCGGAGGAAGATGACGAGGGAATTGACTCATACAGGAAAGGAGGATATCATGCCGTTCGAACTGGAGATCCTTTTGCTGCTGGTCGTTACATTGCTCAAAGGAAGATGGGATGGGGTCATTTCTCCACTGTATGGCTCGCTTACGATACTCATTCCTCAGTAAGCCCTTCTTAcccttttatataaatattttgtagtacCATACCATTACATGAAATAATAACCAGggtgaataaaccttaaaatacaACTCCACCAAGAAAATAAAGTATACTCATcccaataatattttttttaatcagAAATACGTTGCTCTAAAGATTCAGAAAAGTGCAGAACAATTTGCTGAAGCTGCCCTTCATGAGATTGAATTCCTTTTATCTATTGCTGATGGTGACCCCTCAAATTCCAAGTGTGTGGTGCGCCTAATTGACCACTTTAAGCACAATGGCCCAAATGGCCAACATCTTTGCATGGTCCTTGAATTCCTTGGTGATAGCTTGCTTCGTTTAATCAAGTTTACTCGTTACAaagggattgaattgaataaagttaGGGAGATATGCAAATGCATTTTGATAGGCTTGGATTACTTGCATAGGGAACTTGGTATAATCCACTCTGATCTAAAACCTGAAAATATTCTTCTCTTTTCCACCATTGATCCTACCAAGGATCCTGTCAGATCTGCTCTGACTCCAATTCTTGAAAGGCCTGAAGGGGGTGCTCTAAATGGTGGGTCTACCATGAACATCattgagaaaaaattgaaaaggagGGCAAGAAGAGCAGTCGCTAATATCTCTCTTAGAAGAGTTTCTATGGGAGGAGCAGCAGAAGCTCCAAAAGTTACAAAATCTCTGGATGGGATTGATATGAGGTGCAAAGTTGTGGACTTTGGGAATGCATGTTGGGCTGACAAAACATTTGCCGATGAAATTCAAACCAGACAGTACAGATCTCCTGAGGTCATACTAGGTTCTGGGTATTCCTTCTCAGCTGATATGTGGTCTTTTGCTTGTACAGCCTTTGAGCTTGCTACTGGTGAATTGATGTTTGCCCCTAAAAGCGGCCAAGGATTTAGCGAAGATGAGGTATATATGACTATCCTTTGCATCTTGCTTTTCTAATGTCCTTTTCATTGTACTAAGAACAAAATTTTTCATTGGATTGTTTCTAGGATCACCTTGCTCTCATGATGGAACTCCTCGGAAAGATACCTCGAAAGGTGAAATTGTTTCTGTAATAATAATGTCCTCTCCCGTTTATAATATCATTCTGATTGTTATTCTTGTGCAAGCAGATTGCCACTGGAGGAGGTCGATCAAAAGATTATTTTGACAGGCATGGGGATCTAAAGAGGATTCGACGGCTCAAGTTGAGGCCACTTGATAGATATTTAGTGGATAAATACAAATTTTGTGAGAGTGATGCTCGTGAGTTTTCAGAGTTCCTTTGTCCTCTTCTGGATTTTTCACCAGAGAAGCGACCGACTGCCCAGCAATGTTTGCAACATCCCTGGCTCAATCTCAAGACCTCTACAGTCTAACAACTAACATTGGTGTAGGAATGAGCAGCCTTAAGATTTAAATGAGTGAAGGGATTAAAGATGTCGACACAGCttgcatcattttcatgtatatatatatatttctattgtAAGGAAATGAGCTGAGATGAAGGGCTCGGTGAAAATCTAAAATAGTGGCACTTAGAGTTACACAATGTGTTTCGTCACATTCTATAATTAGTACTTACATATGATAAGCTGAATCAATCCTTAGTATGTACAAGATATTGAATATCAACCTGGATGAGCGATTTGTGCTTCTGGGTTGTAGCAGAAAGGGATGGGCAGGAGAGAGCAGAAGAGCAAATCAAAGTCCACAATCTCTCTCAGATTACTCTTATAATTTTGTAACAGTTCTCGGTGgaaaatattgtataaaatagTAACTTCACCTTTTTCAATAGTCCATTTTCCAATAGTTTAATGCTGCATCAGCAtttttattctgaatttcaatattttcatCCTAAAAATAATCTAGTCCAAATGAAACTCTTGAATTAAGGATGAAATTATTGATGTAACGTTAAACTATTGGGAAGGATAATATCTTTattttatacaattatttttcctattttttgagatttcttaaatatatattttttaaatttatttattaagtaaattttaaataaaaagataattaatctcttattaattatttttaattgatttaaaatcaaattatattttaattcaagtaaaatttaatattctaaaactatatttaatttagtttaatttaatttaattatatattaactttgacataaattcattaaattacttttattcaaaatacattaattatcatcatttaaaaagttttaatgattaaaataaaatgtaaaagcgtagaaataaaacaaaaagggaaaaataagagtaaactatacaaatggtcacccaactatgcaTGTATTCCTGTTTTGGTCACTCAtctttaaaactttttaatttagGCACTAATGTTTGAATTTGTTCTTATTTCGGTCATCCGTCATTAAATTGATAGCGATCTAACTGATATACTAACACATTTAGTCTTCAGTACTTACatgttctatcaatttgatcctaattctaaataattcagtAAATTTAACTgtttcacatttacaaattctattaatttgatcatcAAACTTCCTAACTAAAGCGTTCAGCTTTTAAAACGGAGGCATTCCACATCTATAAATTTGTcacatccaaaaaaaaaatacccTCTCCCATAAAACAAATGTATTCTTTGATAATCCATTTCAATTACGCTTAAGTGGCAGAGATTGAGGATGATCTAAAGGTAGTAATTCTTTTGTTGGATTTTTTGATTCATACACCTTATGCAGGCCGGTTTTTTTAACTCGAATAGATTTAATGGGAATTCAAGTCTCAAAGTGTTGTTTATTATGTTAGGTTCATGTTACTGAGAATAAAATGTGCTAATGCCATAAACCAAAAGCAAAATGGAAAGTGTGACTATTGTTTCACTTTTTTATTGCATATGtcaaaatgttttgtttttagtAGCTTATTTGTTTCTGCCCATTTTTAGTTTAGTTGTTCATGATCTATCTACTAGGGGATATCATTACTTCAAAACACCTAATTTTATTggagaaggtttttttttttcctttttttgagtTTTACAAATTTATAGGTGTGGAATGCCTTTGTTTTAAAAACTAAAAGTTTTAGTTAGGAAGTCtgaagatcaaattgatagaatttgtaaacgTGAAAGGTTAAacttattgaattatttagaattaggatcaatttcatagaatatgtaattattgaTGACTAAATGTTTTATGATACCAATTAGATCATTATCAATTTAATGATGGGtgaccaaaaaaggaaaaaattcaaacgttagtgactaaattaaaaaaatttaaagattaatgACCAAAACAGGAATGTAAACATAGTTAAGTGGCCATTTGTACAGTTTACTCAAAAAAGAAAAGTTATTATTATCGATgagattttataaaaacaataaaCTGTCAACTATtaatttgaaaagcagaaattattTCTCTAGAAATATAACTACTATTGGAATTATCAAACTAATTTTTGCTCaaattttacttgaattataaaatatcattttttttctattttattttatttctggaatttcacttttttaattattttttatcactAAAACTTTAAGTTGttttgttttgaatgatttttaatgaattaaatataattttaaaatatttatcatgtaattccaaaaaactaattatgaaaaaaataaaaaataataatggaaaggaaAAAAGGGAATTGTAATATCATTGATTAgattttattagaaataaactatatattaactttagaaataaattatatttaacatATACTAACATtagaatataatttaatttgataataattaaaataagtttataattaaataaatttcattatttcaaaaaatcttgaatactttgaaaaaaaaaccttgaagaaaaaataaaaaatatgaagaaaaataaataattaatagaagAAGATAATTTGAAACTCACTTGATAAATAATTCTTAGGGGACTCCCTATATTtttcattaaacattaaaatgaGTATGTgggtatttttcttttttttcttttttttttaaataagcatCAAGTTAATATTTAAGTGCttgttttttttatcaaactttcagattttatttatattttctaataaaaatggtaattattttttaaaacaaaaagaaaagataaaacaaatttataaataaaaatattaaatatgtttgaaaagataaatttatttaaaaaataaattaaggtcAACTTCACCGgtcaacaaaataaaagaaatgtacattaaataaaaaaatatatttaataggaataaatctaaataaatttgaattaatcACTTATAAATAGTAGATTTCTTCCTCACCTACCTTGCAAGTGAATAAACgcgtttattttttataaattcaaaataaataatatataacatatttaatgtaagtaatatttaaaataaatattattttataaataaataaattgaaaatatattagaaagcataaaattaaatttaaaaaaggtaAAACAACATATGAAATAAATACAACTATGTGAAATGACATTAATAATAAAAGGAGAAacaaaggaaaatgaaataaataatacattCTGAACCCAAAAAACAAAGTACTTTATGTACGTTGATTAGTACATAAAAATAGCTGAATAAAAAATGTGTGTATCAATACCCAGGTTTATCATGCAATTGTAAACGAGGCCGATTACAGAAAATCCTGCCCTTGGCCCTAACAAAAGATGCAATACCAACACTAATGCTTCCCCACACAACTGAGAAAAGCAGATGTCTTGGATCATTTCCAACTGCAGAAAATGAATGACAAAGCTTATTTATATCAATCAGTGTTTCCTGCTACTTGATAATCATAAGAAGAAGCACGAGTCAACTCACCTTGCCCCAATGACATTGTTGTCAATAACAACCCTATCAATACCAAACACAAAGCTAGCGGAAAGGACTGCACAAAGAGAATGTATTAACTTAAGATCTCAAGCAGCTAAAGCTATTAAGTAAAGATAGATTATAGAAATAGCATAACAGCATGGAGACAATTTCAGCAACATCATGATGAAACAGTTAAATCTTAAAACTCAAATGTCGTTTGTCTTACAGCTATAGCCTCAAGGCCTCCTGTTTGAGATGGAGGTGTTATATCCCCTCCTACAGAGACTTTGTAATGTCCTTGGAGGAGATCGATCGCATCCTTCATGCATGTCACCATTAAATTAGAGAAAGTCAGGATCTTTATTGAAAATTATCACAGAAGAAAGGATGTCACAGTAGTGCAAAACAACATCAAGTGAACAAAGAGCTGCTGCATCAGTTACAAGTTGATAAATGACTGTTCAAGAAATAGATATGCTCAAAAAAAGTTTGATGTGAATACCAACCAACCGGCACTTATGGATATAAAAGATTTTTCTAGCATTTGAACAAGGGTATGAAAAGAACAAAACCATTAACATCACCCCATCCCAAACATTCATAGACAGTCGTGAAGTGCAAAAGGCTAGAAATATTATCCTTTCTGCAAATGATTGCAAGTATTACTTAAAGAAACGAAGTATCtgtacctgttttgttccatcagAAAAGTTATTCAAATAATAGCGTTTAAAGGAAATATATCTATCTTTAAGGATCCCCTGAACTCTTCGCTGACCAGACCTACAATCCAAAAGGAATAAGTTCTGGTAGAGCAGAACATTAATGTCTTATGCAATCATGGATAGAGCAAAGAACATTGTCGCAGAGAAATTTGAGCACAAAATGCTATTTATACCAAGATGCATTAAAATAGCCTCAGAACATTTgctaaatatatacattaacATTCAACTTTTAAAATACCTGACAAGATCTCCTTTTAGTGCAGCAGTGCCAGAATATTGTATGCTTATGTCATCCCCATGATTAGCCCACACTATATATGTCCAAAGATTTTTAACGTAAATTTCAGTTTACATGCTAGGAAACCGAATAGATATGTGCAATATACTGAGTACCAATACATTAAGAATTAATATCAATTGAAAGCAGttgaacaaatatatatatatcaactgaAAGCAAATTATTAGCATAAGAAATGgcaatattcacatattctaaaGCATCTATCAAGCTTTGGATGTGAGCTAATGGTTTCTTCAGCTGCAAAAACCCCAATCCTCCTGAGCTGAAGTTCCAAGATTTTCCTACCTATCATGCTCTGCAGACATATATTAGCATGGTTACGGAAGTAAAGAACAGACACAGTGTGGTAAACAAGAATAACATGTAATAACATGCATGTCTGCATACACCTCTCCTTGAGTATGTATCTGTCTCAGAGAGAAAGATCTATATTGCAACTTAAACAACAAAAGCAACATAGATACGAAAAGATGGTCCTCATACATCAAATTCTAAACTTAAAAGAGCCATTGATTTAGTTACAATAAGCAATTTCAGATATCAGAAACAGCCATCTAGTATATATGATAATAGGTGGAATTCATTCTAGCACTTAAAATACTTCTTATGACATATCTTGTATTACTCATAGGCGTAACAACCATAGCACTCCCTGAATGAAGGTAACTCTTGAGGTTAAAACAGGGGAGTTGAAATTGTCACAGCAGGTAAGCATTAAGCATAAATTTGCTGCTACCCGAAAAGAAAATGTCTGCTACATGTTTACCACTATAGACAAAGCCAAGATGTGAAATATATCTCCAGTTTATGTTAACTTACCTGTGTAATATTGGTGCGGTCTAAGCAATCAATACAATTGGTCCTTACAACTCCAAGTTGCTCCATTTTCTCACTCCCTTCATTCAACAAGAAGTACCTATCAGTTTCAGACAAAGCAAAACCAATATTAATGGGCATATTTCAGTGTCATAACTCTAACCAGGGAAATAATATTTCAAAACCTATCCTTGCATAAGCAATGGAATCAAAACTACTCCAGGAATAGTTATGACATTGTACATGATAGAAAAGTGCAATTACAAAACCATACCCATTTTTCACAAGAAAATCTGCAATTTGGTCATAGAGGAAGGAAAGGCGCTCAAAATGAACATGTCCACAGATCTTAGTGAAATCAAAATGCAGATATCTGCATGATCAGAGTCTTTGCATAAAATGTAACCACGtccaaaaccaaaaacaaagaaacaataaaCTAGATAGAAAGAAACTAGACCTTAAATCTTCACTAACTATGGGCTGCATTGCATTTGAGAACATATCGCTTAAACGTCCCTCACCTCCATGCTGGTAATAATAAAGTGGCACAAGACCAAACATTTTAAATAGAATGAATTTCTTCAGATAAAAAATATACTCAACCCTCCATTCATCCACATGCATATTCCAGGCACATACAAAGTGTGAACAACTCATTGTTTGCACAGACAAAGTCAGCATGTCACCAGAAAGGTGTTTTTGATGCACTTAGTAAGAGAACTTACTATTGATTGCAAAAATAAAGTCCAATTGCATACTGGAAACCATTAATCAACCACTGCTCACCTTGTTGAGAAGATCAACAGCTAGAACAGATCCATACATTTTTCTCAGATCCAGAAAATGCCTCTCGGCTATCTGTGGCTGCATAATATGTCATATACTGCGAAGTCGGTAAAGGAAGAAAAGAATTCAGGTGCACATTCAAATAGTGGCAATAAGTGAAGACACTTACAGCTTCTTCAGGTCTCACAATCTCAAATTTAGGCTTATAAGTCAAATCAACAATTTGCTCCCACAGAAATGGTATTGACCCCCGAACCTGCAAAGGAAAAATAAGGAATGGGATCTATAACAATCTGACCCAAAAAGTCAAAGAATATGACAAAGAGGGCTTCATAACATGGATGCTGCATATTTGCAAATACGCCCCTATTTAAGCCAAGGATTTACAAATGCAGTATCTTTAGGTTATCTGATTTTGTTCAACTACTTGCTTTCATTTCACACCAGAACATGTACAAGCCACTTCATGTAGTGAACTTTTCAAATCCCTGATGGAATTGATATGATGCATATTCCAACATTCAGATGCATAATCACTGGACAATCTCATTTCTTTCTATTTTGTGTAACCTACACATCCGAATGTTCACTAGTAATCTTTTAATTTAGCATTAAGGCCAATATATCTTTGCTTGATACTTCTCTAGAAAAGTTAAGGACAGGAAAGGAGACCAGATACTATTGCATTTTATGCATAACGAATAAAATAGATCTGACCGGCTACCTACTTACCTGAACAAATGATGAAGTAAACCCATTAATCTGAATAATTTGCTCAGTTTCCACAAAATTTGCAACGTGCCCCTCAGAATCAGCTCCTCTTCTCCACATCCGGGTTCCTTTTAAAGGATACAAGTAGTAACAGTAAGACTAGCATGTCTATACaaggccaaaatttttttaattaagaagaTGCACTTGCATTTGAAAactatttatttcctttttccaCCAAGCTCAAAGTGCATGGACAATCCTGCTAGTTAATGCTTCCTATAAACGATGAAAGTTAACCAATAAAAGAATGACACAGAAGAAATGTTTGTAAGAGAAGGAGAATCTGCCCTAGAATTTCATTGTTTTGCATATCATTCAAAAACTGGACCTGTTCCCCTCTTACCAGAAACGATATTTAAAAGTTATAGCAAAAGACCTTATTTCTCAAGAAAAATGTAGTTTTAGAAGGTATATGAAGAAAGCTAAAAGACATTGAAAAGTCATTTCCAGCTTTGAGTACCGTTTCTCCTTGTACATCTCCTAGCAATCAGTGTAACATCTACAATTTGTTTTCCAATAGTTGCTTGGAAATTATGAAAGCCTGATTAGCAGTTAAGGAAATGCTTCAAATTGAAAGACCGAGAAGTCAACAACAATAATGAATTAGTTAAAAAATGAGATAAGAACTTCTCATGCCACAAAATGCTGGAATTGATAGTTCCATACAGGATACTCCCTTGGACAACTGGAAGCAAATAGGGATCAAGCTGCAGCcacagaaccaaaaaaaaaagggtaGTTAGCAAGTACAGACTTAAATGACAGAATACTGCTGCATGAAATTGGAAAGCTACTCAGAAAGAAGACTAACCTTCTTGTCTATAAGTGCTTCCAACATATAACTGTTCCAAAGAAATCTAGGTTCTGCCTGTGGCAAACATTTTGGGGGACAAGGAAAAGTCCCTTTACTTAGTGACTTAGTGGCAATGAAGAATTAAATGGAAATATCAATGAAAATTTAACACTGCACTTCTAGAGGCTACCATAAAAGCAAAGCTGTTTGAGATCAGTGGCAGATCATCTAATAAT
Coding sequences within it:
- the LOC107915697 gene encoding SRSF protein kinase 1, with the translated sequence MSCSSSSGSEEDDEGIDSYRKGGYHAVRTGDPFAAGRYIAQRKMGWGHFSTVWLAYDTHSSKYVALKIQKSAEQFAEAALHEIEFLLSIADGDPSNSKCVVRLIDHFKHNGPNGQHLCMVLEFLGDSLLRLIKFTRYKGIELNKVREICKCILIGLDYLHRELGIIHSDLKPENILLFSTIDPTKDPVRSALTPILERPEGGALNGGSTMNIIEKKLKRRARRAVANISLRRVSMGGAAEAPKVTKSLDGIDMRCKVVDFGNACWADKTFADEIQTRQYRSPEVILGSGYSFSADMWSFACTAFELATGELMFAPKSGQGFSEDEDHLALMMELLGKIPRKIATGGGRSKDYFDRHGDLKRIRRLKLRPLDRYLVDKYKFCESDAREFSEFLCPLLDFSPEKRPTAQQCLQHPWLNLKTSTV
- the LOC107914255 gene encoding phosphoinositide phosphatase SAC6 — its product is MKEKAEPVQKLYTRMRLWEFPDEYVIEPTDGSSASSSLSISLVDASMKLIDSIPECSSFRVPKIQMIFGVVGMLKLVAGSYLFVITERKCVGSYLGHPIFKVISLKVLPCVHSVKNSTPEQKKVENEFSRLLKVAERTTGLYFSYDTNLTLSTQRLYDLGNESKMLPLWRQAEPRFLWNSYMLEALIDKKLDPYLLPVVQGSFHNFQATIGKQIVDVTLIARRCTRRNGTRMWRRGADSEGHVANFVETEQIIQINGFTSSFVQVRGSIPFLWEQIVDLTYKPKFEIVRPEEAPQIAERHFLDLRKMYGSVLAVDLLNKHGGEGRLSDMFSNAMQPIVSEDLRYLHFDFTKICGHVHFERLSFLYDQIADFLVKNGYFLLNEGSEKMEQLGVVRTNCIDCLDRTNITQSMIGRKILELQLRRIGVFAAEETISSHPKLDRCFRILWANHGDDISIQYSGTAALKGDLVRSGQRRVQGILKDRYISFKRYYLNNFSDGTKQDAIDLLQGHYKVSVGGDITPPSQTGGLEAIASFPLALCLVLIGLLLTTMSLGQVGNDPRHLLFSVVWGSISVGIASFVRAKGRIFCNRPRLQLHDKPGY